The Bacteroidales bacterium genome segment TCATGAAAGAAACCGGAAGTGTTTTTAAAGAAGATGCAAGAGGAAGAGGTTGGAGAAAAGTTGTTGCTTCACCTCGTCCGCTTATTATAAATAATACAAATGCCATTTCAAAACTTGCCAGAGCTCACCATATCGTTATTGCTGTCGGAGGTGGAGGAATTCCGGTTTATTACGAAGAACATGCGAAAATATGCGGAATAGAGGCAGTAATTGATAAAGATTTAGCATCATCATTATTAGCTCGTCAGATTAATGCAGATAAATTCTTTATTCTTACTGATGTTCCGAAAGTTTGTTTAAACTTCAACACTCCCCAGGAGCGAACTTTAGATAAGATGACTATAAATGAAGCTCAAAAATATTTGAATGAAGGACATTTCGGTGCTGGAAGTATGGGGCCGAAAGTTTTGGCCGCAATTCAATTTGTTGAAAGCACGGGAAAAGATGCTATTATCACCAGTATAGAACGCCTTGGCGTTGATAACGGTGGTACTAGAATTGTATTCGCGTAAGATTTCAGATTATTTTACTGAGTAATATCAGATTGAAAGAGATACATAATTATGTATCTCTTTTTTTATCTAATTTGGAACGGGGAATTTATTTTCATATATTTGCAAATCTTAATTAAAAATTATGGTGCAAGTGAAAGAATCTTGGGGATCACGTGTTGGTCTCATCCTTGCTATGGCCGGAAATGCCGTGGGCTTGGGTAACTTCTTACGCTTTCCTGTCCAGGCTATTCAAAACGGTGGAGGAGCCTTTATTATTCCTTATATAGTATGTTTTATTTTACTGGGAATTCCTCTTTTGCTGGTTGAATGGTCCACCGGTAAATTCGGTGGTTGTCGCGGAAATGCCAATTCTGCACCATATATAATGCAAAGCCTTGATAAAAGGAAAATATGGAAATATATCGGTGGTTTGGGCGTTTTCTCAAATATTATCATTGCTTCATATTATTGTTATATTGAAAGTTGGACTCTCTCTTATGTTTACCATTCCATAGTTGGTACTTTTCGTGGAATGACAGAACAGCAGGTTTCGGGTTTTTTCGATTCTTATCTTGATGTAACTGCTTCAACAACAGGAATACCTTATGAAGCT includes the following:
- the arcC gene encoding carbamate kinase, which produces MEKLAVVALGGNALLKSGEKGTISDQEKNARIAAENLLKLQKRDYNFVITHGNGPQVGNILLANAAGYQVHGVPDMPLDVAVAYSQGFIGYIIEQQMRNVLRENDMFMDIITIVTQVIVNKDDSAFSEPTKPVGPYYTKEDAERIMKETGSVFKEDARGRGWRKVVASPRPLIINNTNAISKLARAHHIVIAVGGGGIPVYYEEHAKICGIEAVIDKDLASSLLARQINADKFFILTDVPKVCLNFNTPQERTLDKMTINEAQKYLNEGHFGAGSMGPKVLAAIQFVESTGKDAIITSIERLGVDNGGTRIVFA